A single genomic interval of Megalobrama amblycephala isolate DHTTF-2021 linkage group LG17, ASM1881202v1, whole genome shotgun sequence harbors:
- the LOC125251504 gene encoding OTU domain-containing protein 4-like isoform X2 → MPQPVCNVSSSKGKMGRRKKQDGVLVHAGDEDSHLLEADGSSFPCSSGKALYSEVLKSTHKVCKSVTTEVRSSEFEVPEAASASTDFSMPQPVCNVLPSKGKMGRREKQDGQVTEKWVENVVADDIIIDVSIPEVYFSPLTHKDQQALCELVLLTNDGNSDCDGITHFGPIAGPCQTKSIKPDGNCFFRSLAYAICGSEDKHLKIRRAVVKHLKMNTSIFQRYVRSEYTSVEDYLTQSRIFYSGSWATEIDIFAASNLFNTTIMTFNDDRWNAHKPTEEVITNKVIYLKHCNGNHYEVVTCVKHRDQDVCAGTCGNVTLNEVRKPCLRKRKVCDAAESSTTKSDRDRYFNDSEYRQKKLKYFKSKYGIDTDYRGKKLKKLYEKYHRSGEVKVSKCESSKNKYSSNIEFQKRVCQYSQMKYKNNVSFQGSVWEYSKKKYLQNLAFKKRLCEYTKMKYLHDPAFKAKK, encoded by the coding sequence ATGCCACAGCCAGTGTGTAATGTGTCGTCAAGTAAAGGAAAAATGGGGAGAAGAAAAAAGCAGGATGGAGTTTTGGTTCATGCAGGTGATGAAGATTCACACTTGCTGGAAGCAGATGGCAGCAGTTTTCCATGCTCTTCTGGTAAAGCACTTTACAGCGAAGTCTTAAAAAGCACACATAAGGTTTGTAAATCTGTGACAACTGAGGTAAGGTCATCTGAATTTGAAGTACCTGAAGCTGCAAGTGCAAGCACAGACTTTTCGATGCCACAGCCAGTGTGTAATGTGTTGCCTAGTAAAGGAAAAATGGGGAGAAGAGAAAAGCAGGATGGACAGGTCACTGAGAAATGGGTTGAAAATGTTGTAGCAGACGACATAATTATTGACGTTTCTATTCCAGAAGTATATTTTTCTCCTTTAACCCATAAAGATCAGCAAGCTTTATGTGAACTTGTGCTTCTGACAAATGATGGTAACAGTGACTGCGATGGCATAACACACTTTGGTCCCATTGCAGGTCCATGTCAGACAAAGAGTATCAAACCAGATGGCAACTGCTTTTTCAGATCACTGGCATATGCAATATGTGGAAGTGAAGACAAGCATTTGAAGATTCGCCGTGCAGTGGTCAAACACCTGAAAATGAACACTTCAATATTTCAGAGGTATGTGAGAAGTGAGTATACTTCAGTAGAGGACTACTTGACACAATCGAGAATCTTTTATTCTGGGTCATGGGCAACTGAAATTGATATCTTTGCTGCTTCTAATCTGTTTAATACAACCATAATGACTTTTAATGATGACCGATGGAATGCACACAAACCTACTGAAGAGgtaattacaaataaagtaaTATATCTGAAACACTGTAATGGTAATCATTATGAAGTTGTGACGTGTGTTAAGCACAGAGATCAAGACGTTTGCGCAGGAACATGTGGGAATGTCACTTTAAATGAGGTGAGAAAGCCATGTCTGCGTAAAAGGAAGGTATGTGATGCTGCAGAATCTTCCACAACTAAGAGTGACCGGGACAGATACTTCAATGACAGTGAGTACAGACAGAAAAAACTGAAGTACTTTAAATCAAAATACGGCATTGATACTGATTACAGGGGGAAAAAACTTAAGAAgctttatgaaaaatatcacaGAAGTGGTGAGGTTAAGGTGTCCAAATGTGAAAGTTCTAAGAATAAGTATTCAAGCAACATTGAATTTCAGAAACGTGTTTGCCAGTATTctcaaatgaaatataaaaataatgtctcATTTCAGGGAAGTGTATGGGAATATTCGAAGAAGAAATATCTTCAAAACCTGGCCTTTAAAAAGAGACTGTGTGAGTATACCAAGATGAAATATCTTCATGACCCAGCCTTTAAAGCAAAGAAGTGA